In Stanieria sp. NIES-3757, the DNA window ACGATCTTCTTACTGTGCAATTATGATTAAAATTTTATTTATTATTTAAAACATCTTTCAGAGCAGTGCGAGCAGCTAAATGATTGCGAGTTGAAGTAAGAATTTCTGCTTCTCGTTGTAGTCGAGCAGCAGTATCTTGCATTTCCAACAATACTTGTTGCTCTGATGCTACTCCATAAAGATTACTAGCCACCCAATAAGACAATTCCACAGGCAAATCAGGTAAATCCTCCGGAAGCTCAATTTTTTGCTCAGTCAATTTGGCTGATAAATGAACCACATCTTGGAGTAACTTTGCTACTTCTTGAGCGAGTGGAGTCAAATTTTTAGTTGGTGGTCGATCCTCAATCCATTCTACTAAACCTACTCGATAAGGCTTCTCACGGATATACTCTAAGACTCGAAATCTTTGTTGTCCCAAAGTTAACATTTTCATGCGATCGTCAGGTAAACGTTGAAAATGTACTATTTCTGCACAACAACCAACTGAAGAGATTTCTCCTGTCGCAGGATCGATCATCAAAACTCCAAAACGACGATCATATTCCAAAATTGTATTCATCATAATCCTGTACCGAAATTCAAAAATATGTAACGGTAAAGGACGACCTGGAAATAAAACAACTTCAGGAAGTGGAAATAGGGGAAGTTCTCTAACAGCAGTAGAAGAAGAAAATGATGCCATATTTGACTGCTTGCTTGCGAAATTCTTTCTTTTTTACTTTAACGAATTTTAACCAAATAAGATAGACAAAAACCCCTTAAATTTATGCTTAAGGGGTCAATAAAATTAATTAGCTAAAGTATTTTAAAGTTTAACTTCAATATCTACTCCAGCAGGTAAATCTAATTTCATCAAAGCATCAATAGTTTTAGATGAGGGCTGATAAATATCAATAATTCGGCGATGAGTACGAGTTTCAAAATGTTCCCGAGAATCTTTATCTACGTGAGGAGAACGCAAAACGCAGTAAATTTTTCGTTTAGTTGGTAAAGGAATCGGTCCAATAGCTGTAGCGTTAGTTCTATTGGCAGTATCAACAATCTTTTCACAAGATGTGTCAAGTAAACGTCGGTCAAAAGCTTTTAAACGAATGCGAATTTTCTGCTGCTGAATAGTTGCCATAATCTTTAATTGTCAAGGTTCGGAAATTTGAGCTTTAACGCACTAAAAAAAAATATTTTGTTGGCGTTTTATTGTTGAAAGTGATCAGAATTTATTATTTTAAGCCATTAATAACGAGCAGATAAGTGCAAAGCTATAGCTTACAACTTATCTACTCTGCTTCATTTGGTTGTCCTACTTAATAATTTTGGAAACAACTCCAGCACCAATGGTGCGACCACCTTCTCTGATGGCGAAGCGCATTCCTTGTTCGATCGCAATCGGATTAATTAATTCTACAGTCATTTTAATGCGATCGCCTGGCATAACCATTTCTACTGCACTACCATCATCAGCAGTGTAGTCTTTAATTGTACCAGTTACATCAGTAGTACGAACGTAGAACTGAGGACGATAGTTTTTGAAGAAAGGAGTATGACGACCACCTTCTTCTTTAGTTAAGACGTAAACTTCGCCTTCAAATTGTGTATGAGGAGTGATCGAACCGGGTTTAGCTAATACCATTCCCCGCTCAATTTCTTCTTTTTTGATACCCCGAAGTAATACCCCAACGTTATCTCCAGCCAAACCTTCATCTAAAGTTTTCTGGAACATTTCTACACCAGTTACAGTAGTGCTACGAGTGTTTTCAATACCAACGATTTCGATGGTTTCTCCAACTTTAACTTTACCGCGTTCAATCCGACCAGTAGCTACAGTACCACGACCAGAGATCGAGAACACGTCTTCTACTGCCATCAAGAAAGGCTTATCAATTTCCCGTTCGGGAGTAGGAATGTAAGAGTCTACATTCTCCATAAGTGCATATATCTTATCTACCCATTCATTCTCGCCTTGTTTGATATTGGGATTTTCGGTTAAAGCTTCTAAAGCAAGCAATGCAGAACCAGAAACGATGGGAATATCATCGCCAGGGAAATCATATTCGCTTAAAAGCTCACGAATTTCTAGTTCTACCAATTCAAGTAGTTCTTCGTCATCCACTTGGTCTTGTTTATTCATAAACACTACCAAGCTAGGAACCCCTACCTGCTTCGCTAACAAAATATGCTCGCGAGTTTGAGGCATTGGACCGTCAGCAGCGGATACAACTAAAATTGCTCCATCCATTTGTGCTGCACCAGTGATCATATTTTTCACATAGTCAGCGTGTCCAGGACAGTCTACGTGAGCATAGTGACGATTGTCTGTTTCATACTCTACGTGAGCGGTATTAATTGTAATACCACGCTCTCTTTCTTCAGGAGCTGCATCAATCTCATCATACTTTCTGGCTTTCGCTTTACCAGAGGCAGCTAAAGTCAAAGTAATTGCTGCAGTTAAAGTAGTTTTACCGTGGTCAACGTGACCAATAGTACCGATATTGGCGTGGTCTTTAGTCCTTTCAAACTTTGCGCGTGCCATGAATTTATTCCTTTCCTAATTATGCGTTCCCTTTGTTTTTGTCAATAATTGCCTCTGCTACATTACGAGGCACTTCTTCGTAGTTACTGAACTCCATAGAGAAGATACCACGTCCTTGCGTTTTAGAACGAATATCTGTGGCATAACCAAACATTTCCGCTAATGGTACTTTAGCAGAAACTTTTGATTGACCATCATCAGAGTTCATGCCTTCAATATTGCCACGGCGAGAGTTCAAATCTCCCATAACATCCCCAAGAAAATCTTCAGGAACTTCTACCTCAACTTTCATCACAGGCTCTAGCAATACTGGAGATGCTTTCATTACAGCTTCTCTAATTGCCATAGAACCAGCTAGCTTGAATGCCATTTCGTTGGAGTCTACATCATGGTAGGAGCCATCAACCAGGGTTACTTTAACATCGATCAAAGGATAACCTGACAAAATTCCTGATTCGCAGGACTCCTTAACCCCTTGTTCAACTGCTGGAATGTATTCCTTAGGAATAGCACCACCAACAATTTTAGAGACAAACTCAAAACCACTTGCGGGTTCTCCAGGTTGAATTTCGATCACAGCATGACCGTATTGACCCTTACCACCACTTTGTTTAATCCATTTGCCTTCTGCTCTGCTGTTTTTCCGAATAGTTTCACGGTAAGCAACTTGAGGTTTACCTACAGTTGCTTCTACATTAAACTCTCGTAACATACGGTCAACCAGAATTTCCAGGTGCAATTCACCCATTCCAGCAATCACAGTCTGATTGGTTTCTGCGTCAGTATTAACCCTAAAAGTTGGGTCTTCATCTGATAATGCTTGTAAGGCTTTGGATAATTTTTCCATATCGCCTTTAGTTTTAGGCTCTACTGCAACAGAAATAACTGGTTCGGGAATGTAAAGAGACTCTAAAATAATCGGCTTATTTTCATCACAAAGAGTATCTCCAGTGGTGGCTAATTTCAACCCAACGGCTGCACCTAAATCTCCGGCTCTTAGCTCATCTACTTCAATCCGCTCATTGGATTTTAAAACAACTAAGCGAGCAATCCGCTCTTTCTTATCCTTAGTCGCATTGTACACATAGCTACCTTTACTCAGAACTCCTGAGTAAACTCTGATAAAGGTTAAGCGACCATATTTATCTGAGGTAATTTTGAAAGCAAGTGCAGAAAACGGTTCACTATCATCAGATTTTCTGACTGCTTCAGTGCCATCAGGTAAAGTTCCTCTGATTGCAGGTACTTCTGTAGGAGCTGGTAAATAATCTACCACTGCATCTAATAACAGTTGAACGCCTTTGTTCTTGAAAGCAGAACCACAGAGCATTGGCATGATTGAACCATCAATCGTGCCTTTACGCAAAGCAGTTCTAATTTCTTCTTCAGAGAACTCTTCTTCCATCATGAATTTTTCTAGAAGTTCTTCATCAGTTTCTGCAACTGCTTCAATCATTTTGGCGCGATATTCATTCGCTAATTCTTGTAGTTCTTCTGGAATTTCAGTATCTTCGATCTGTTCTCCGAGATCGTCTTTGTAAATCTTGGCACGCATTCTTACCAAATCAATAATTCCTTGGAAGTCACTTTCACTACCAATTGGAATTTGAATGGGAACAGCATTTGCTCTCAGACGATCTTGAATCTGTTCGTAAACTTTAAAAAAGTTTGCTCCAGTACGATCCATTTTGTTGACAAAAGCAATTCGAGGCACTTGATACCTGTCTGCTTGTCTCCAAACGGTTTCGGATTGGGGTTGTACGCCACCTACGGAACAAAATACGGCTATAACACCATCTAATACCCGCATTGAACGTTCTACTTCAATGGTAAAGTCAACGTGTCCTGGTGTATCAATGATGTTAATTTTACAATCTTTCCAACTGGTACTGATAGCTGCAGCAGTAATGGTAATTCCTCTTTCCTGCTCTTGCTGCATGTGATCCATTGTTGCCGTACCTTCATG includes these proteins:
- a CDS encoding peptidase S16 lon domain protein; this encodes MASFSSSTAVRELPLFPLPEVVLFPGRPLPLHIFEFRYRIMMNTILEYDRRFGVLMIDPATGEISSVGCCAEIVHFQRLPDDRMKMLTLGQQRFRVLEYIREKPYRVGLVEWIEDRPPTKNLTPLAQEVAKLLQDVVHLSAKLTEQKIELPEDLPDLPVELSYWVASNLYGVASEQQVLLEMQDTAARLQREAEILTSTRNHLAARTALKDVLNNK
- the tufA gene encoding elongation factor EF-Tu, whose protein sequence is MARAKFERTKDHANIGTIGHVDHGKTTLTAAITLTLAASGKAKARKYDEIDAAPEERERGITINTAHVEYETDNRHYAHVDCPGHADYVKNMITGAAQMDGAILVVSAADGPMPQTREHILLAKQVGVPSLVVFMNKQDQVDDEELLELVELEIRELLSEYDFPGDDIPIVSGSALLALEALTENPNIKQGENEWVDKIYALMENVDSYIPTPEREIDKPFLMAVEDVFSISGRGTVATGRIERGKVKVGETIEIVGIENTRSTTVTGVEMFQKTLDEGLAGDNVGVLLRGIKKEEIERGMVLAKPGSITPHTQFEGEVYVLTKEEGGRHTPFFKNYRPQFYVRTTDVTGTIKDYTADDGSAVEMVMPGDRIKMTVELINPIAIEQGMRFAIREGGRTIGAGVVSKIIK
- the fus1 gene encoding elongation factor EF-G, with protein sequence MARSIPLERVRNIGIAAHIDAGKTTTTERILFYTGIAHKLGEVHEGTATMDHMQQEQERGITITAAAISTSWKDCKINIIDTPGHVDFTIEVERSMRVLDGVIAVFCSVGGVQPQSETVWRQADRYQVPRIAFVNKMDRTGANFFKVYEQIQDRLRANAVPIQIPIGSESDFQGIIDLVRMRAKIYKDDLGEQIEDTEIPEELQELANEYRAKMIEAVAETDEELLEKFMMEEEFSEEEIRTALRKGTIDGSIMPMLCGSAFKNKGVQLLLDAVVDYLPAPTEVPAIRGTLPDGTEAVRKSDDSEPFSALAFKITSDKYGRLTFIRVYSGVLSKGSYVYNATKDKKERIARLVVLKSNERIEVDELRAGDLGAAVGLKLATTGDTLCDENKPIILESLYIPEPVISVAVEPKTKGDMEKLSKALQALSDEDPTFRVNTDAETNQTVIAGMGELHLEILVDRMLREFNVEATVGKPQVAYRETIRKNSRAEGKWIKQSGGKGQYGHAVIEIQPGEPASGFEFVSKIVGGAIPKEYIPAVEQGVKESCESGILSGYPLIDVKVTLVDGSYHDVDSNEMAFKLAGSMAIREAVMKASPVLLEPVMKVEVEVPEDFLGDVMGDLNSRRGNIEGMNSDDGQSKVSAKVPLAEMFGYATDIRSKTQGRGIFSMEFSNYEEVPRNVAEAIIDKNKGNA
- the rpsJ gene encoding ribosomal protein S10, which produces MATIQQQKIRIRLKAFDRRLLDTSCEKIVDTANRTNATAIGPIPLPTKRKIYCVLRSPHVDKDSREHFETRTHRRIIDIYQPSSKTIDALMKLDLPAGVDIEVKL